One part of the Mytilus trossulus isolate FHL-02 chromosome 11, PNRI_Mtr1.1.1.hap1, whole genome shotgun sequence genome encodes these proteins:
- the LOC134691288 gene encoding androgen-induced gene 1 protein-like isoform X4 yields the protein MQKFRDYFLATLVFPVGVFVVMTFWGIYAVDRELVYPRALDKIIPPWLNHIMHTTIVPFLLIEKYIVYHQYPPRKSGLITLLGFALLYLVWILWIAYYANIWVYPILKVLQPHQRAVFIIVLLFLFISLYILGEAINKFFWGKERSVQSRKMKNTQKVK from the exons ATGCAGAAATTTAGAGATTATTTCTTAGCAACGCTTGTTTTTCCTGTTGGAGTG tTTGTGGTGATGACATTCTGGGGTATATATGCTGTGGATAGAGAACTAGTCTATCCAAGAGCATTGGATAAAATTATACCACCATGGCTCAATCATATTATG CATACAACTATTGTACCATTTTTATTAATAGAGAAATACATAGTATATCATCAGTATCCTCCACGTAAATCTGGTTTGATAACCTTGTTGGGTTTTGCATTGCTATATTTAGTGTG GATATTGTGGATAGCTTACTATGCCAATATTTGGGTATATCCTATATTGAAAGTTTTACAGCCCCACCAGAGAGCTGTGTTTATCATAGTACTGTTATTCCTATTTATTAGTTTATATATACTAGGAGAGGCTATTAATAAATTTTTCTGGG GAAAAGAAAGATCTGTTCAatcaagaaaaatgaaaaatacacaaaaagtcAAATAG
- the LOC134691288 gene encoding androgen-induced gene 1 protein-like isoform X2 encodes MLLYHLPVYVLYIFSLTYDIVNIEVGWQGYGGKFKFLTFWNLCIQTLYFGITVLNDFCGSNVRPSEKGQKISSMQKFRDYFLATLVFPVGVFVVMTFWGIYAVDRELVYPRALDKIIPPWLNHIMHTTIVPFLLIEKYIVYHQYPPRKSGLITLLGFALLYLVWILWIAYYANIWVYPILKVLQPHQRAVFIIVLLFLFISLYILGEAINKFFWGKERSVQSRKMKNTQKVK; translated from the exons atgttgctGTACCATTTACCAGTTTATGTTCTCTATATTTTCTCCCTAACCTATGACATCGTTAATATAGAAGTTGGTTGGCAAGGATATGgtggaaaatttaaatttttaacattttggaattta TGTATTCAGACATTATACTTTGGCATCACTGTACTGAATGATTTTTGTGGATCCAATGTTCGACCATcagaaaaaggacaaaaaatatCATCTATGCAGAAATTTAGAGATTATTTCTTAGCAACGCTTGTTTTTCCTGTTGGAGTG tTTGTGGTGATGACATTCTGGGGTATATATGCTGTGGATAGAGAACTAGTCTATCCAAGAGCATTGGATAAAATTATACCACCATGGCTCAATCATATTATG CATACAACTATTGTACCATTTTTATTAATAGAGAAATACATAGTATATCATCAGTATCCTCCACGTAAATCTGGTTTGATAACCTTGTTGGGTTTTGCATTGCTATATTTAGTGTG GATATTGTGGATAGCTTACTATGCCAATATTTGGGTATATCCTATATTGAAAGTTTTACAGCCCCACCAGAGAGCTGTGTTTATCATAGTACTGTTATTCCTATTTATTAGTTTATATATACTAGGAGAGGCTATTAATAAATTTTTCTGGG GAAAAGAAAGATCTGTTCAatcaagaaaaatgaaaaatacacaaaaagtcAAATAG
- the LOC134691288 gene encoding androgen-induced gene 1 protein-like isoform X3, with product MTMCNVKMQVLTDCRSMNCIQTLYFGITVLNDFCGSNVRPSEKGQKISSMQKFRDYFLATLVFPVGVFVVMTFWGIYAVDRELVYPRALDKIIPPWLNHIMHTTIVPFLLIEKYIVYHQYPPRKSGLITLLGFALLYLVWILWIAYYANIWVYPILKVLQPHQRAVFIIVLLFLFISLYILGEAINKFFWGKERSVQSRKMKNTQKVK from the exons atGACCATGTGCAATGTCAAGATGCAGGTattgacagattgtagatccatgaat TGTATTCAGACATTATACTTTGGCATCACTGTACTGAATGATTTTTGTGGATCCAATGTTCGACCATcagaaaaaggacaaaaaatatCATCTATGCAGAAATTTAGAGATTATTTCTTAGCAACGCTTGTTTTTCCTGTTGGAGTG tTTGTGGTGATGACATTCTGGGGTATATATGCTGTGGATAGAGAACTAGTCTATCCAAGAGCATTGGATAAAATTATACCACCATGGCTCAATCATATTATG CATACAACTATTGTACCATTTTTATTAATAGAGAAATACATAGTATATCATCAGTATCCTCCACGTAAATCTGGTTTGATAACCTTGTTGGGTTTTGCATTGCTATATTTAGTGTG GATATTGTGGATAGCTTACTATGCCAATATTTGGGTATATCCTATATTGAAAGTTTTACAGCCCCACCAGAGAGCTGTGTTTATCATAGTACTGTTATTCCTATTTATTAGTTTATATATACTAGGAGAGGCTATTAATAAATTTTTCTGGG GAAAAGAAAGATCTGTTCAatcaagaaaaatgaaaaatacacaaaaagtcAAATAG
- the LOC134691288 gene encoding androgen-induced gene 1 protein-like isoform X1, with product MNSLLVKVYHLTAFVVLLGSFIYNQIQIRDEHGGGILSYKGFGGKFKYLTFWYFCIQTLYFGITVLNDFCGSNVRPSEKGQKISSMQKFRDYFLATLVFPVGVFVVMTFWGIYAVDRELVYPRALDKIIPPWLNHIMHTTIVPFLLIEKYIVYHQYPPRKSGLITLLGFALLYLVWILWIAYYANIWVYPILKVLQPHQRAVFIIVLLFLFISLYILGEAINKFFWGKERSVQSRKMKNTQKVK from the exons ATGAATTCCCTGCTTGTGAAAGTTTATCATCTCACAGCATTTGTTGTGTTGCTGGGATCTTTCatttacaatcaaatacaaatcAGAGATGAACATGGAGGAGGCATACTCAGCTACAAAGGATTTGgtggaaaattcaaatatttaacattttggtatttt TGTATTCAGACATTATACTTTGGCATCACTGTACTGAATGATTTTTGTGGATCCAATGTTCGACCATcagaaaaaggacaaaaaatatCATCTATGCAGAAATTTAGAGATTATTTCTTAGCAACGCTTGTTTTTCCTGTTGGAGTG tTTGTGGTGATGACATTCTGGGGTATATATGCTGTGGATAGAGAACTAGTCTATCCAAGAGCATTGGATAAAATTATACCACCATGGCTCAATCATATTATG CATACAACTATTGTACCATTTTTATTAATAGAGAAATACATAGTATATCATCAGTATCCTCCACGTAAATCTGGTTTGATAACCTTGTTGGGTTTTGCATTGCTATATTTAGTGTG GATATTGTGGATAGCTTACTATGCCAATATTTGGGTATATCCTATATTGAAAGTTTTACAGCCCCACCAGAGAGCTGTGTTTATCATAGTACTGTTATTCCTATTTATTAGTTTATATATACTAGGAGAGGCTATTAATAAATTTTTCTGGG GAAAAGAAAGATCTGTTCAatcaagaaaaatgaaaaatacacaaaaagtcAAATAG
- the LOC134691287 gene encoding uncharacterized protein LOC134691287, translating to MPRRKSVFGSPQTSSYDDDSDECSEGKRLKISEDFNENGSEEENEENRQVIVISESVQDKPAVSLSTDDGQSALVQDVVMAEPIPVTIVTSPDTGHLVLQTITPASLTCTDLASLEELQELQRQNLSLGEEINEKDHTILEVSETTISAANKKEAVTVQSSVPTVLPSSVFRSVLSAEGINSTANIQILAQNTSKDQLAQIVVIPQGESLTEAQRQAYIIGAQKNLEGQPNAALDSHEKRNLSLEALFQVTDNELQNISKTTPLSPQQLIIDDSQKVITSKFLVSVPSSHVSGNQIPLTQTAYVTQVSLDQASQDMMQAGAKKTAKKPGKYICSFCGRGCAKPSVLQKHLRAHTGERPYPCDDCGFHFKTKSNLYKHCKSRTHRLKVGLLRKSSNKKSGSESKDSLEIEENSAISESETESETEVDDKSSNVRVEYDQGQVVNEAIYIASKLVDNPLSRLPMEEHQKVLKMASHIMPEMEISMDEKSKDPNKKEQAQNHVLKEVMKYLGKPKEERPKIEVPEIPEARRPLMEYRRPMKSLDRSKSLHDKLKAKLERSISLTEPPKVPLLKRSMSTLADPKAIETQFLKIAPKQKHSALDLMSQLSQPQKVIVQPTDMQEYSSKALQNLVQNSIPTSSVLLPIKTAQPKSTVNHIGQIETATIPPKPTPNLAGHIETINLPNADRNSAETTKALQDLEKLTENFQQASKAGTKLTAAVTTLPDGSCQVVIHYHPQQQTTQSAFPIMPQQPITTQSPTRKQDSKVVQSADILSERIQNLIRANAAIVSTPMADAPRHRKMSRQNSEILPKTEPQTTKLPPQTPPVSGNLVRKLSLENLPSSLQNTVILPNMAALSQMSSSGVLTSTAISPSVDVVGDQQTPLIYILKPDSRKQSATTKSTSVMSPLGNALSIPLSSSQKVSTSVKPHTMTSSGSIESKNQTLQTKVSTSRFQNIAPVTKPLLTRQSSQSDGYVFSTTRTKDLDGHEITVKIKLNNPDETPDGAKQEGQSSSKPEVKGQKNNNVREDNKKEICKCIVCGCVFKNKYELGKHERIQCKFIKKTDGQTLQKPVLSGQTLAISENHNKKRGCVICGNVFKNEYELSRHQQVQCKSVEMEVDGEIIKMEVNKDGEPVSEFKMEGAKRTKSLQLEGLTNYMNVTKEGELKLVEKPLYGSPQVASPGVMSLGNTVMVSSSRGRMLNRQDATTSFDIMGGGTVTVKTPIHDSGKLRWIEQKNSTASLPQINRPSSLESPQLQKTAEEAKAMWKNTLKQKILMKRSLSTDKLASPSGRLESPSALVPQTKGRLELLPASSSQVKGRLGSSSASVSHIKEEEHQDTNSWKEANPNLKIDESTAAKNHPILLKYVTEPVAPHLEESQSFYTAERLFGLDKGEKQISNVQIGKGDNLRIMKSASLLEDKLALTKELIERLNIIVPVVMEQAIYRSPQIDSGTAGFESHGSSDALSPSKVTTAQKVSKLKAALTSTEPLKESIWNKFPSRSRSLSESDVQAIEIKEKYPLLLHGHSFPSLKSSTYASFCCLQRPQPMYVMQSHSKKVSMYSNWRVARHDPNPEGLTSKMLLSLYSTSYSSNPVYNDAHQDSPKGGLLTHSSYWTFKQNQKAGKSDIESNKKAMKRLKDDSLMKKSVSVDRAESSTPSPSAKRQKISGVEGGFKSLEDYTYVRGRGRGKYVCSKCGIRCKKPSMLKKHIRTHTNLRPYHCKTCRFSFKTKGNLTKHMKSKSHHKKCVEKGIVPVPTQIDESQIDQEALKLQCEYSKKAKIKTKLAETGDEENEEDTDDADEESDEGEPMEDDEDENDVMEADDENLDSMDNGDDIRMDESDETSKDVEISFSSSSSGAGLFSSRPAMCAKLLPDHVSVTAITESRTLGRSDSKMSSSLGTVYGFSSRKDSSSSDKSEGLQSEVAKSLLALAEQKSSSSQGTSQDKVEQPYWLIGEPRVQLSTSESMDNERAKILPPSSASLPVGNIMVVSPSPESVSKKSLPDSNNTDSTKESKSETKENLPEKSPSEKPERPKDLFVTVPLGGYMPPMRRTPGVSPKQQGQQGSFDLAKLFKLTENAVRNSKQALCIESPAFQFSHPFPNMATITKDGLVVMATSPGNNPSETILVTSIEHEIEIESEPIKSQEIESKMKSDLGKEDRKVLEEKYATLSENHVDKSDDVEFIKEVTVKTHTDLIHEKAVSQNLIASSKGGKFICEICSKRFQEHQQLILHRKTHFLDQYYKCEKCKLRFTSNDLLKVHELTESHLTMLQQPIIIPTSTNPRPFKCDDCDIAFRVKGHLAKHLRSRAHVLNWEHLGKIPHGTFQKLEHFIGTLEASDPALFLNLLLELMKNRNEETSSSYQSSRKSSTSIESGKLTPTSRKRFLSSPTELGKNDLSPSKPVAVEVKQETMEIDNTDAVKDDSSKGQADDSSDNGPHLCGICRRGFINLEHLKNHLIIHAELRPYVCEYCDAGFTNAQSLKTHLQSHAQATPYVCGLCGKTFAHSDVLKQHIDQHLNQQQTVPMVTKSGSKDDTSAKTIPVETHLDSTGSEARKKEDFVSMETGINDITESDSGKDYSTPMESDLDKHIDDPSVFVSSSSAITEHSQQTIVSLVSKPDIKSPPEFEQNLESKFTCDNSVLKTENSEDK from the exons ATGCCACGTCGGAAATCCGTGTTTGGTTCGCCTCAAACAA GTTCATATGATGATGATTCTGATGAGTGCAGTGAAggaaaaagattgaaaatatcAGAAGATTTTAATG AAAATGGTAGtgaagaagaaaatgaagagAACAGACAAGTGATTGTAATTTCAGAGTCTGTTCAGGACAAACCAG cTGTATCCCTGTCTACTGATGATGGACAATCTGCCCTGGTTCAAGATGTTGTCATGGCAGAACCTATTCCAGTGACAATAGTGACATCACCAGACACGGGTCACCTGGTGCTGCAAACTATTACACCTGCATCTCTAACTTGCACAGATCTTGCTTCGCTAGAGGAACTTCAAGAACTACAACGTCAGAATTTATCTCTCGGTGAAGAAATAAATGAGAAAGATCATACTATTCTTGAGGTTTCAGAAACCACAATTTCTGCAGCAAATAAAAAGGAAGCTGTCACAGTTCAGTCGTCTGTACCAACAGTGCTGCCATCTAGTGTTTTTAGGTCAGTTTTATCAGCTGAAGGTATAAATAGCACAGCAAATATACAGATTCTTGCACAGAATACATCCAAAGACCAGTTGGCACAAATTGTTGTGATTCCGCAAGGAGAATCTTTGACTGAAGCGCAGAGACAGGCTTATATTATTGGAGCACAGAAGAATTTGGAAGGTCAACCTAACGCAGCTTTAGATTCTCATGAGAAAAGGAACTTATCGTTAGAAGCGTTGTTTCAAGTTACAGATAATGAGCTTCAAAATATCAGTAAGACTACGCCATTGTCACCTCAACAACTTATTATAGATGATTCTCAAAAAGTTATTACCAGTAAATTCCTGGTTTCTGTTCCATCTAGTCATGTGTCCGGGAACCAGATTCCTTTAACACAAACCGCGTATGTCACCCAAGTTTCATTAGACCAGGCCTCCCAAGATATGATGCAAGCAGGGGCTAAAAAAACAGCAAAGAAACCaggtaaatatatttgttcattttgtgGACGTGGATGTGCAAAGCCAAGCGTGTTGCAGAAACATCTCCGTGCTCATACGGGAGAACGACCATATCCATGTGACGATTGTGGGTtccatttcaaaacaaaaagtaactTGTATAAACATTGCAAATCAAGAACACATAGGTTAAAGGTCGGTTTATTACGTAaatcatcaaacaaaaaatctgGATCAGAAAGCAAAGATTCTCTAGAAATAGAAGAAAATTCTGCCATATCTGAAAGTGAGACTGAATCTGAAACTGAGGTTGATGACAAAAGTTCAAATGTCAGAGTTGAATATGATCAAGGTCAAGTTGTAAATGAGGCTATATATATAGCAAGCAAACTTGTAGATAATCCACTTTCAAGGTTGCCAATGGAAGAACATCAAAAAGTTCTGAAAATGGCAAGTCATATAATGCCAGAAATGGAAATTTCAATGGAcgaaaaatcaaaagatcccaATAAGAAAGAGCAAGCTCAGAACCATGTGTTAAAAGAAGTAATGAAATATTTAGGTAAGCCTAAAGAGGAGAGACCTAAAATTGAAGTGCCAGAAATCCCAGAAGCTCGAAGACCATTGATGGAATATAGGCGACCAATGAAATCACTTGATAGGTCCAAATCTTTACATGACAAACTAAAGGCAAAACTAGAAAGGTCAATATCATTAACAGAACCACCAAAAGTGCCATTACTGAAAAGAAGCATGAGTACCTTGGCTGATCCGAAAGCTATTGAAACACAGTTTTTGAAAATAgctccaaaacaaaaacattcagcGCTGGATTTGATGTCACAGTTATCTCAACCACAGAAAGTTATTGTTCAACCTACAGACATGCAAGAGTATTCCTCGAAGGCTTTACAAAACCTTGTTCAGAATAGTATACCAACTAGTTCTGTTCTTTTACCAATAAAGACTGCTCAGCCTAAAAGTACCGTTAATCACATTGGACAAATAGAAACTGCCACTATACCACCTAAACCAACTCCAAATCTTGCTGGACACATTGAAacaataaatttaccaaatgcCGATAGAAACTCAGCAGAAACTACAAAAGCATTACAAGACTTGGAAAAATTGACTGAAAATTTTCAGCAAGCATCCAAAGCTGGTACAAAATTAACTGCAGCTGTAACAACTCTTCCAGATGGAAGTTGTCAAGTTGTCATCCATTACCACCCACAACAGCAGACGACACAATCAGCATTTCCCATAATGCCTCAGCAGCCTATTACAACTCAATCACCAACGAGGAAACAGGACTCTAAAGTAGTGCAAAGTGCAGATATTTTAAGTGaaagaattcaaaatttgattagAGCAAATGCTGCTATTGTTAGTACACCGATGGCAGACGCTCCAAGACACAGAAAGATGTCACGAcaaaacagtgaaattttaCCTAAAACTGAACCTCAAACTACGAAACTGCCACCACAAACACCACCTGTCAGTGGTAATCTAGTCAGAAAACTTTCTTTGGAAAATCTTCCGAGCAGTTTACAAAATACCGTGATTTTACCTAACATGGCTGCATTGAGTCAAATGTCGTCATCAGGAGTTTTAACAAGTACAGCTATTTCTCCCAGTGTTGATGTTGTCGGGGATCAACAAACaccattaatatatatattaaaaccaGACAGTAGAAAACAATCAGCAACTACAAAGTCAACATCTGTGATGTCACCTTTAGGAAACGCATTATCCATTCCATTGTCCTCTAGTCAGAAAGTTTCAACATCAGTGAAACCACACACCATGACTAGTTCTGGCAGTATAGAGagtaaaaatcaaactttgcaGACAAAGGTTAGTACATCTCGATTCCAAAATATTGCTCCTGTTACCAAGCCCTTGTTGACCCGTCAGTCTTCACAGTCAGATGGATATGTTTTCAGTACAACAAGAACAAAAGACCTAGATGGCCATGAAATCACTGTAAAAATAAAGCTCAATAACCCAGATGAGACTCCAGATGGAGCTAAGCAAGAAGGTCAAAGTTCAAGCAAACCTGAGGTTAAAGGTCAAAAGAATAATAATGTAAGAGAGGACAATAAAAAAGAGATATGTAAATGTATTGTATGTGGTTGTGTATTTAAGAACAAGTATGAGCTAGGAAAACACGAAAGAATTCAgtgtaaatttattaaaaaaactgatgGTCAAACTTTACAGAAACCTGTTCTCTCTGGTCAAACATTGGCTATAAGTGAAAACCATAACAAGAAACGAGGTTGTGTTATTTGTGGGAacgtttttaaaaatgaatacgAGCTAAGTAGACATCAGCAAGTCCAGTGTAAATCTGTAGAAATGGAAGTTGATGGCGAAATAATCAAAATGGAGGTCAATAAAGATGGAGAGCCAGTTTCTGAATTTAAAATGGAGGGAGCAAAAAGAACTAAAAGCTTACAACTGGAGGGACTCACTAATTATATGAATGTAACTAAAGAAGGAGAACTGAAATTAGTTGAAAAACCATTATATGGATCACCTCAAGTAGCTTCTCcaggagttatgtcccttggaaaTACTGTGATGGTATCATCTAGTCGTGGGAGAATGTTAAACAGACAAGATGCAACAACATCCTTTGACATAATGGGTGGAGGAACAGTAACTGTCAAAACACCAATTCATGATTCTGGAAAATTACGTTGGATCGAGCAGAAAAATTCTACAGCCAGTCTACCACAAATCAATCGTCCATCTTCTCTTGAAAGTCCTCAGTTGCAAAAAACAGCAGAAGAAGCTAAGGCTATGTGGAAAAATACacttaaacagaaaattttaatgaaaaggTCTCTTAGCACAGACAAGCTAGCATCTCCATCGGGAAGACTTGAATCGCCGTCTGCTTTAGTACCACAGACTAAAGGAAGACTGGAATTACTGCCTGCCTCATCATCACAGGTTAAAGGAAGACTTGGTTCATCATCTGCTTCTGTATCACATATTAAGGAGGAAGAACACCAAGATACCAATTCATGGAAAGAGGCGAatccaaatttaaaaattgatgaaTCAACTGCAGCGAAAAATCACCCGATACTTTTGAAATATGTCACCGAACCTGTTGCACCCCATTTAGAAGAAAGTCAATCCTTTTACACTGCCGAACGATTATTTGGTTTAGATAAAGGCGAGAAACAGATCAGTAATGTACAAATTggcaagggagataatttgagaATTATGAAGAGTGCTAGTTTATTAGAAGACAAACTTGCTTTAACAAAAGAGTTGATAGAAAGACTTAACATAATTGTACCTGTAGTGATGGAACAAGCTATATATAGATCACCACAAATTGATAGCGGAACAGCGGGATTTGAATCACACGGCAGTTCTGATGCGCTCAGCCCATCTAAAGTAACGACTGCTCAAAAAGTTTCAAAACTAAAAGCTGCTTTAACTAGCACAGAACCACTCAAAGAGTCCATCTGGAACAAGTTTCCATCCCGAAGCAGAAGTTTGTCAGAAAGTGATGTACAGGCAATAGAAATTAAAGAGAAATATCCATTATTGCTCCATGGACATTCTTTTCCATCTTTGAAGTCCTCGACATATGCCTCCTTCTGTTGCCTTCAGAGACCTCAACCAATGTATGTCATGCAGAGTCATTCAAAAAAGGTATCAATGTACTCAAATTGGAGAGTTGCACGTCATGACCCAAATCCTGAAGGACTGACATCAAaaatgttgctcagtctttattCAACTTCTTACTCGTCAAATCCTGTTTACAATGATGCCCATCAAGATTCTCCAAAAGGAGGCTTATTGACTCATAGTAGTTACTGGACGTTTAAACAGAATCAGAAAGCTGGAAAATCTGAcattgaatcaaataaaaaggCAATGAAGCGATTAAAAGATGATAGCTTAATGAAGAAATCAGTATCTGTAGACCGTGCTGAATCTTCAACGCCTAGTCCATCTGCAAAGCGACAAAAGATATCTGGTGTTGAAGGAGGATTTAAGTCTTTAGAAGATTATACATATGTCAGAGGAAGAGGGAGAGGTAAATACGTCTGCTCTAAATGTGGAATTAGATGTAAAAAACCAAGCATGCTTAAAAAGCACATCCGCACACATACCAACCTCCGACCATACCATTGTAAAACATGCcgattttcttttaaaacaaaaggaaaTCTAACAAAACACATGAAATCTAAATCCCACCATAAAAAATGTGTTGAAAAGGGAATCGTACCTGTTCCGACCCAGATTGATGAATCGCAAATTGATCAAGAGGCGTTGAAATTGCAATGTGAATATTCAAAGAAGGCCAAGATCAAAACAAAACTTGCTGAAACAGGAGATGAGGAAAATGAAGAGGACACTGATGATGCTGATGAAGAGAGCGATGAAGGGGAACCGATGGAGGATGATGAGGATGAAAATGATGTTATGGAAGCAGATGATGAGAATCTAGATAGCATGGACAATGGTGATGATATTAGAATGGATGAATCAGATGAAACTTCAAAAGATGTAGAAATTAG CTTTTCAAGTTCTTCATCAGGTGCAGGTTTGTTTTCATCTAGACCAGCCATGTGTGCCAAGCTTCTACCTGATCATGTTTCTGTAACAGCCATTACAGAAAGCAGGACTTTAGGAAGATCTGATTCCAAGATGTCATCTAG TTTAGGGACAGTGTATGGATTCAGTTCAAGGAAAGACTCCAGCAGTTCag ataaaaGTGAAGGTTTACAGTCTGAGGTTGCCAAGAGTTTGCTAGCTCTAGCTGAGCAGAAATCCAGTTCTAGTCAAGGAACCAGTCAAGACAAGG TTGAGCAGCCATATTGGTTGATAGGAGAACCCAGAGTCCAGTTATCAACTTCAGAGTCCATGGATAATGAGAGAGCAAAG attttaccaCCTAGCAGTGCCTCACTTCCTGTTGGCAATATAATGGTTGTCTCCCCTTCTCCAGAGTCTGTATCTAAAAAAAGTCTGCCTGACTCGAATAACACAGATTCAACCAAAGAATCAAAATCAGAGACAAAAGAGAATTTACCAGAAAAGTCACCTAGTGAGAAACCAGAAAGACCAAAAGATCTTTTTGTGACTGTTCCTCTTGGTGGATATATGCCTCCAATGAGGAGAACTCCTGGTGTGTCACCAAAACAACAGGGACAACAGGGGTCATTTGACCTTGCTAAGctttttaaattgactgaaaatGCAGTAAGAAATTCAAAACAAGCACTTTGTATCGAATCTCCAGCTTTTCAGTTCAGTCATCCATTTCCAAATATGGCTACCATAACAAAAGATGGGCTTGTCGTTATGGCAACATCACCTGGAAACAATCCAAGTGAAACCATATTGGTAACCAGTATTGAACATGAAATCGAGATTGAAAGTGAGCCAATCAAAAGTCAAGAAATAGAATCAAAGATGAAAAGTGATTTAGGAAAAGAGGACAGAAAAGTTTTAGAAGAAAAATATGCAACTTTGTCAGAAAATCATGTTGATAAATCAGATGATGTGGAATTTATCAAAGAAGTAACGGTAAAAACACATACAGATTTAATTCATGAGAAAGCTGTATCACAAAATCTTATCGCGTCTTCAAAAGGAGGAAAATTCATATGTGAGATTTGTTCAAAGAGATTCCAAGAACaccaacaattaattttacacaGAAAAACACACTTCTTAGACCAATATTATAAATGTGAAAAGTGTAAATTACGATTTACGTCCAATGATCTACTTAAGGTTCATGAACTAACTGAGTCCCATTTGACTATGCTACAGCAACCCATCATTATTCCCACCTCCACAAATCCAAGACCGTTCAAGTGTGATGACTGTGATATTGCTTTTAGGGTTAAAGGTCATTTGGCTAAACACCTGAGGTCAAGGGCTCATGTCTTGAATTGGGAGCACCTTGGTAAAATCCCTCATGGTACATTCCAAAAATTAGAACATTTCATTGGAACATTAGAAGCATCTGACCCAgcattatttctgaatttattgCTTGAGCTTATGAAAAACAGAAATGAAGAAACCAGTTCATCATACCAGTCAAGTAGGAAAAGTAGTACTAGTATTGAAAGTGGAAAACTGACACCTACATCTAGAAAACGTTTTCTTTCTTCACCTACAGAGCTAGGCAAAAATGATCTCTCACCTAGTAAACCAGTTGCCGTTGAAGTGAAACAGGAAACAATGGAAATTGATAATACAGATGCTGTCAAGGATGACAGTTCAAAAGGTCAAGCAGACGACAGTTCCGACAATGGACCACATCTGTGTGGGATTTGCAGAAGAGGGTTTATTAATTTAGAACATCTGAag aatcATTTGATAATTCACGCTGAACTACGACCCTATGTTTGTGAATACTGTGATGCAGGGTTCACAAACGCACAGTCACTGAAAACTCATCTACAGTCTCATGCACag GCAACTCCATATGTGTGTGGTTTATGTGGTAAAACATTTGCACATTCTGATGTCCTTAAACAACATATCGATCAACATTTGAACCAGCAGCAGACTGTTCCTATGGTAACAAAGTCAGGTTCAAAAGATGACACAAGTGCAAAAACTATTCCCGTGGAAACACATTTAGACTCAACAGGTAGTGAAGCTAGGAAAAAGGAAGATTTTGTTTCTATGGAAACAGGAATTAATGATATTACTGAATCAGATTCAGGGAAAGATTATTCGACTCCCATGGAGTCAGACTTGGACAAACACATTGATGATCCCAGTGTGTTTGTCTCTTCTTCAAGTGCTATAACTGAACACTCACAGCAGACGATAGTTTCTCTAGTCTCTAAACCAGACATCAAGAGTCCACCggaatttgaacaaaatttggaatcaaaatttacatgtgATAATTCAGTGctgaaaacagaaaattcagAGGATAAATAG